TGATCTTAATGATATTCTTCACCGAGTACAAGTCTTGCAGAAGAAAAGGAAAGCAAGAGAAGTGTTAATGCTGAAAtggaaagatgaagaagaagtaGAGGAAGAGACTCCGAATTTTATTCTTGTTGGTAAAGCTTCTTCGGTACCTTACAGCATCAAAGAAATTGTTCGCCAAATCAAGGTCAAAGAAAGGCGAAGAGAAGCTAAGATAGCTCGTGGtgaaattgttgatgatgattctgatATAGAATGGTTTGGTgacgaagaagaagatgaagataatAATGATAACGATGATGACAAGTCTGATAAGAAAGATGATAAGGATAACAAGAAGGATGATGATGATCAGGGTGCTTCTGGGTTACTGGTTGAGAATCCTAATGTTCAAGAAAGGATTGAAGAGTTGTTAAACGATGAAATCAAGAACAGGAGGATGATTTACATCATGAAGCCTCGACATCTGGAAAACAACATGCAGATCAGGTATTCCTTACGAATCCAACTGTTATTCTCTTGCATGCTCAACATGAGGGGGAGCTCGAGGTTTCGAGATCAAGGGCAGAGATGTTAGAGGAATTGGGGTTGAATGATGGGAAATTTAAATTTGATATCGAAGATGAAATTCCTCAGTCACCGGAAAAGGAGTTTGAGTTCAGTTATGCTCATGAAGCTGATCACTACAATGATGTTATTGTTGAAGATGCTTCagactcttctgatgaagaaacTGATTTTCATTATTCTGGAATTGATGAAATATTTCCTTCGTTGACAGAAATGTTCAAGGATCGAAATGAAGATGAGATTAGAAGGAAAATTGTGGAAAAGGTTTCAACTAAAGGTGTTCCAGAAACCATTCCAAGAGAAATTTTAGCTGAAGAAAGAAAGAAGTGGTTCAAAGTAATGCCCAGAGAAAGAAAGTCTCTCAGGGCACTTCAGTTCTTTACTCACAGCAAAAACATCTCATGGGGTGTCATTCTATCATGGGGTTATCTTGAAGATCTCCAGGTCTATGCCATTAGACAGGAACAGGGGGTACAGTATTTTGAATTTCTGTCAGACATAAGGACCCTCCCATGGTGGGACGTAGATGAGTTGGTCAAGACAAAGAATATCAAGCAGTTCTACCATGGTTTGGAAGTAAAATAACATGATTAGCGCTTATGGAACTATGTGAAGTTGCAAGCTAAGAATGGTTATCTTGATTGGAAGCCGCAACGACCAAAGCAGATTGTGACCATGCTGGAGAACGAAGAAAGAAGACATAACTTTGGATGTTAAGCCTCCAAGATGTTTAAAGAACATGCCTCTTAGGGCAATGGAGCAGGATTTTCATGATTTGTTCGTAGGTTTGCTCTACAATGAAACTACTGCTGAGGCAGTAATTTCATTATTTGACAAGTCAAAGGGAGAGTCGAGGAGAATTTGCATACTAGACCCGATGTGGCTAGTAAACTGCTCAAAGAAAGACATCGACTGTTTATTCTACAACAAAATCGTGTATGAAAGAAGAGACAAGGAACAAGCTTTGCAGTATCAAACAATCGTGGATGTATGCTTTGCCCAAGACATCAATTCAGGAAGGTATTGGAAGTCAAATTGGAGAGATCTTGAGATTGATGAGTTCCTGAAAAAGTACAAGCGAGAAGAACGTTCAAAGGCTATATCTGAAAGGGCAGCAAAGCTTGGGAAGATGAAGTTTATGTGACCGCCACCAACGGATCAAACGCCAATCGAGAAAGAAGAAAACAAGATTCCTAAGTGGGACCAGAAGCGTGATGGTGATCTAGTTTACAGAAAATGGTGGATCGAGGAAGGAAGGTTTAAAAGGCAAAGAATGCTAGAGGAAAAGGCTGAGAAAAGAAGACAAAGAGCCAGAGAACGAAGGCATAACAGGAAAGATTGAAGACTATGCTGGAAGGAACTGCAGctacattcgagggggagtctgttagtgtatGCGTCTGTAGCTTCTGTCAGTATAGAGTCTTGTTTTGTATGTTTATATCCTTTGTGAACaattatgttatgtatgtatgttagaTAGAACGACAACTCAGGATATGGGTTTGGATTGTAAAagtgttgacttttgttgacttgtgtcacccgatcggatgggccatccgatcggacagcactgtcaaccgatcggacagcagccatgccatccgatcggacaacacttTTTAGCATCCTgagttgcctataaataccccatcagGGTATGTCATTTAGGAACTTTTTGCAACTCTTAGATCTGCTGACACTTTGGTGTACTCTGTCAAAGTCTGACTTCTACTGGCTTCTTGTACTTTCATATCTACTGAATAGAAAGATCAGACAGTGTTTAAACGTTGAATACTTTGTCGTACTTCTGCTACTTGATCCAAAGGATTCCGCACTTTGATCAAGATCGTTTCATCTATGTTTGCATCAATCAGATCCAGTACAATCCGGACCTAACAAAAAGCTCAAGTCCTCCATCATTTAACATTCGTAGATCTAGGAATGTAGCTTTAGGGTTGTTTAAAAATGACCTCGGGGAGGTTTGATCAATTGTCAAGCCTATGGAAGGAGTATGTTCCATAAATGGGCACGAGCGTTTTCACTTAATACATCATCGGCTGAGTGTTGAGTGACCACTTGTATATAACTAAATGGAATTCCATAAAGGCATGTTATGGCCAAAGTAAATAATTTTTCTTAACttgtgttttaaataaatcatgacgaatcatattgtaaataaaataaaaacaaaataaatttagaatatggattcccgacactctaaagatgagaccaaaaccttctcttctacctatttcATTTGGGTATGTAAGCCACGTAATAGAGTTTTGCttaaggacaagcaaagattcaagtgtgtgGGTATTTAATGtgcttaaaatacaacatataaattatatcaaatacgacataaaatcaaccctttttcagtactaatgttgaaaaaagCTTGTTTTTCtgttcctttttaatttacaGGGTCAAAAGAACTTAAATGTGCAAAaggagcaaaaagacagcaacaaccaacataaatacaaagaaggagGAATTGACGCAAATCGCGAAGCCCAATTCATATCCAAACCACAAGAATAGCAAGATCAGAAGAtttgacacggggccgtgtccaccagACACGGGCCGTGTCTGAAGGTGGATGCTGTGTAGAAGAAAAGACAACAACAAAGGATAAAACTGACAGCTAACATGGGGCGTGTTAActcaaagattttcaaaatcttCGATACTACAGCAAGTACATTAGCCACGGGCCGTGCCAGGCGGGCACGGGCCTTGGTGGAGATTctgatttcagctataaatagatgtgcttggttccattccaaatcatcccttggcaaaccacttctctctcacttgccaccactccaccactactacaacaccatcatccaccaccatcatccattttccatcttttagagtgtgtgtagtaatTTTGGggtccaagattgatagtaagagtctttgtcaaacaaaggccatgcttggctaaattcttacatcacttggtgaagacatatcttttatgtattttcttttatgatttccaatcttttgcaactttttaattgggtatgtattaatgactttaataactagtttttttatattgaaggcaaatttatctaatcattcttcatatgttgttgattcacattttcatgtctttacggtctatataaagcacgttaattgcctggaagggggttaaaagggtggttgggtaaattttatgtctcattcagtgtatagatcctgcgagaacctggttcaagcttaatAACACCTCACGAGTCGGAGCGGGCATTACCCACTACGGGAGAGGTGCAAAAtgcttgaatcccttatctataaactactattaaaactttaaaccaaccccaCGATggctgtatccctgctgactcagaccaacgggttgagggtgatcgctgcctggaagggggtccaccactttttgcattaataacttacttaattatttTTCGATATTCCGACctagtgggattgtatccttgctgactcaaaccactaggttgacGATAAATTCGCATTCAcaaaaggggcctactactataactaagataatctcttaaaatacccaaagtgcggaaatcatcaaaagggtacatgaaagataagtcggaaccaagtgattctttcttatctatctgtttttactttttttttattttctgtttttagtttatctttttataGTTTTAAAAATATTGTCTTCAAAGTTTggtcttgccatcactatactacgttcgCGATGGGAGCACTTGCCCTAGCGAGTGTTtagagtgatagtagaatatcgtgttttataaatttaaaacttgaaatcggcgagtaaaaagagctaaaatatACTAAAAATATAGACACCCGCACGCACGTCAGCTATATAAGTCAGTGCTAATGAAATGAAAGTTGAAGGCATTGTTTAACTAGCATATGGATAAATCATGAATAATTGTGTTTAGGTAAAATATTCGATTAAGGCTAATTGATTCGTATAGGAGATGCTGTTATCTGAGCCTTATgtgttttacaaaaataaaagtaatttttctttatcttttgctaaaacaattttggttatgtttatAGTGTGGAATATGGCAAGTGGAAATAAGAGACAACATTTAGCACGCTTAAATATTTTCGTTGACGAGGTTATCGCATTTAATCAGCACATTACTGAAAACTAAACGAACTTACATAGAAGGTAGCGAATATTTGTCACAACCAGTTGGAGCTGCAAGCTGCAATTGACGCGCTATACGCACGTTATGAAGCGAAATAGGAAATCAAACAACTAGATAAGCTCTTATTATATAGTGTTATGTTATTAAGAAGGAAATATAATCGTAATTGATTATAATTTTGTTTAACGTTATTATACATTCAATCGGATATTTAGTAACCGTAAATGTTTACCATCCATCGCCTTAATGTTTCGATTTGCTATTTATCTTGATGTTTGCGCTATAACGCACATGGTCATCATACTAGTTTAACAAAATTTGCATGTTGAAGTGACCCCAAACATTTAAATCTATCACAGTGTCACCGTTAAAGCATTAGTCCATTACCACCTGGCCTAATCAGGACAAGGTACTTCGGTTGTGAGAAGTGGTAACTAGCCTAATCACCATACAATCGATTAACTGAACCATAAAGCAATTGAAGCTAGTAGCCTCACCGCACCTTAACCACAAAACATGTGCATCGCTTCTTAAAGATGAAAGTTGATCTAAAATTCTAAATATAAACCTTATAGTACTTTGCTAGTAGTAATAAAGTTCCTGTATCAATATTTTCATAATTGACATTAAGCATGTCCTTGGCTACGTAAAATCATATATCACACAACTAGGTATCTCACCAAATAAGTTTATCAAGTGTAGTGGTTATTTATAAACCATGAATAAATTCACCAAATATATGCTTGGCTAGTTATCTAGTCATGTGATTATATATTAATCAACTACCAATGATATATAACTACCTAAACTTATCTAGCACAATAACATCATGATACTACAAAACTGAGCATTAGATGGGTGATTTGGGCTTTAAGAAAGGTTTCCTAACTCCGTCTTAAAATGATGCGTCTTAAAATGTGATGTAATCAGACATGGTTTAAACTAAACCGCGTCTTAAACATGACAAAAACAGTCTTTTGATCCAAAATACATTTtcagaaaaatttttaaaattaataaaataaactgCCTCTTATAAGCATTAACtggatttttttttgttgtagtCACGTGTCCATTCCAAACCTATCCAAATCAAACCAATATATATACACCAATTTGAATCTTCCCAAATCGACCCAATACATATTCAATTTGAAAAGAAACCTCTCAATTACAATTCTTTACTAAATGTATAACAAACTATACTGAATTCCATAAACAAACTGCATACAATTACTATAGTAGTATAATctatatataaattaaagtaTTTAGTTATTTACCAACCACTCTTTTTAATAACATTTTCCCGAGTACTTTACCTAATGCTTGGTCACTTAACATTTGTGTGATATGATTTTCGGATTCTTGTAAAAGTTGTGGGGTTGTCTTGGGTTCAATGTATCAACCAGTAAACACAACCAATTTAATAATGTGCTACCATCtttcaaaatttatattttcTTAAATCAAGTGGCACAACCATATACTTAAATCAACATAAGTTTTTATTCAACTCACccaaatttaataaataaatgtCACATAGTCGGGTCCTTCATTAGTTTTCCCTAATTTTTATTTTCACACAAACATTTATAAATCTCCAAATGTACATCAATCACCTTGTATTTTCTGATATATGAATCCTTCATATAGTTTAAGATATTATAGTTTTGGAGACTCTAACCCCTTTGTCGTTGGTTTCCTTAGTATTTATATGTTACTGCTAATTATCCGAGTTGACAATCAACAATCCTACGGAGGCAATCAGAATGAATGTTTACTTCAACTATAATCTTTTAGGCAGGATTGCAGTTTGAGTTAAATTTCTTTATTAATCATATTGCATTATAACTATTTTGTTATATCACAAGTTGACAGTTTACAATGTGTTCAAGTTTTAACACACAGAGCGTTCAGTCTTCAAAAGCTCGAATTAAACTAACTTACAAAAAATAAATTTCAAAGATAATTAAACTATCACTTGCAAAAAATAAATTTCTAAAATAATTCATGCAATAGCCCTAGGGAGAAAAAAGGATAAGCTTTAAAATTCATATATCTTTTAGTCTGATATTAAATTGGTAATCATTTTTATATATAAAGCGAATGTAACTTTACAAAATCTATTGCTTAATTTATTACTCTAAAGCATATTATTTGAGGAGTTGAGAAATAATTAATCACACAAATCAAATAATCTAAGATGATAAGTGGAGCTTAAAAGCACTTAATTTTAAGATATTCAATTAAATTGCCTTCAACTTTTCTAAAAAGAGTATTGTTACATCATCGTAATATTAAGATAATATTTAGGTCATATCATGAAAGTGGTGACATTAACATGCTTAAATTGACCGATGTCTTTAACTATTAATGGTCTTTTTAAATTGGTTTGGGATAAGATTAAATACTAATAAAAACCTTTATAGCTAGCATACAAATATTAACATATATAAAAACTCACCAAAACCCAAAATCAGTTGACAAAGGTGTCTAGATTCTAGAAGATTTCTTTAGATAGTATATTCGTATGTTTTATGCTAGTGTATGTGTCACCTAGTGGGAGATCCTAGCTCAgattaggggctgtttggcaacatctgaattgataagtgctgaaccagtaaaaggtctgaactattaagtgctgaaccagtaagaggtctgaaccattaagagcatgtataatgcttaaccgttcagaggcaaatgtctaaccaattcaaatcagaggtcttaaccattcagaggcaaatgtctaaaccattcagacatctgctcgtgaaacaaacagtctgaaccattaagtgctgaactagtaagaggtctgaaccattaaaagcctcattaagaggtaaacaaacaacccctaaggcTAATCGAACGAGCACTTTTAAGGGAGTGTTGTCAACTTGTCATGAGCAAACTTTAGCATATTTTACAAAGAAGTAACGATTTACAGTCGTTATGCTGTTGATATTAATTtccataaaatatatatatatatatatatatatattatatgtttaTTTTGCTAGAATGTAGGAGAGGTGTGCCTAACTATCTCAAGAGGCCTTTGCAGATATCGATCTTAATGCTGAGCAATGAAACATAACTTGGAGGGTAGAGTGCTAGAGGACGAGATGAGCCACCTTTTCTCTTTTGGAACCACTTATGATCCCCATTGTGTTGTTATCATTGATCCTTATAGTTGCAACACTTGGAGATCTAACGCTTTTGGTCATTCGGGAATGCAGTTTGTACATAGTAAAGTACAATTTCAGTCCCTAGGTTTTACACCCAATCACACTTTTAGCCTTCATTTGAAATAATTCAACACTCCGGTCCCTATGTTTGTCAATTGCTCGCAATCAAGTCCCTCTGACTATCTACCGTTAGTTAAATGTTAAAATTATGGTTAAAAGACCATTACCCTTAATAGACTGAAATTGCAATACGAAGAAGTCATATCCCCTTTATAGTCCTTGCAACCACAATTATTCAGCTTCATCATCACAGCTTCTTAACTTTATACGGAAACCATTACGGATAACAAATAATCTAAAAAAGATTCAActtcaaaatcatcatcatcacaacatCTTTTAAGTTAAAATGACAACAGTTACAGCAAGCAAATCATGGACTAAAGAAATtgacactactagaaaatacacTCCTCTTGTCACGCGAACAATGACACGCACATATTTTATGACATTCAAAAGCGTATGTCAAGAAAAAATGTCATGGTTTACCCTCCTAACTTCCACTTGACaccatccattcattttcgtttacCCTCCTAACCtaattcattttcattttcattttcccTCCTTCCCTTCCTAAACTTCCCTCTTTTCTAACCCTAAGTTGTCTCCCACTTTACCACCGCCAGCAAAATTATGATGACGAATCCCCTCGCAAATGAGCTGGTGGCTGAAGACTAACCACCGCTTCAATCAAACCTCCAAAATCTGGTGACCGAGTCTTAAATCAACATGTATCTACCCCATCCATTTGGTGAAATCGATTAAGAATTGTTAGGTTAGAACGttgtaatttttaggttttttttttgtttgtgaaTTTGTTTGTAGGGAGCCAGGGTTAGGGTGTTCTGTAAATTTGGGTTTAAGATGATTCATTTTGTAGGGTCTTTTCATGTTTACTCAAGAGTTGACTTCTAAGGGTTGTCCAACAATGATACCTTATCTAGGTTATAAATGAACCACCATCATTATGTACCAACCGTTGTTACTTGCTTCTTTACATGTTTCTATATAATCTCCTATTTGGATTAGCTAGAAGTAAGATTTTTAAATAATGAATTGCTTCCTTAGGCAACTTCTCTTTAAGAAAATTAGAATCATAATCATACACCTAAATGCGCGATGCAAAAGTATGTGAGTTCTTTACTTCTTTTGAATTTATTTTTGTTACTGTTTAAAAGTAAGCAAGTCTATTTATTCATTGTAAAAGTGGAGTATAAAAGATACATCTTGGTATTTTTAATAGATGAAAGGAACTCAATAAGGGTAAATTATAATCAAGACTCAGTTCAGACAAACATTTATCATATCTAAAATGTTTATTGATTGCTACACTAGTAACAAAGCGATGGTCATAATCAACAAAATGAACGGAGAAGTTGTCATTCACGACGTCGTCAGTAGAACAATTTTTATTTGGGACACCAGGTGTTTGATG
The sequence above is drawn from the Helianthus annuus cultivar XRQ/B chromosome 12, HanXRQr2.0-SUNRISE, whole genome shotgun sequence genome and encodes:
- the LOC110892747 gene encoding FK506-binding protein 3-like: MESHLKIYVHAAFNEIEVKRAEERKTERERRLAEEATRRRKSIIEETQEAGGSSGQVDVEMVEAEADPLGFVLVGESSESLDLNDILHRVQVLQKKRKAREVLMLKWKDEEEVEEETPNFILVGKASSVPYSIKEIVRQIKVKERRREAKIARGEIVDDDSDIEWFGDEEEDEDNNDNDDDKSDKKDDKDNKKDDDDQGASGLLEDDLHHEASTSGKQHADQVFLTNPTVILLHAQHEGELEVSRSRAEMLEELGLNDGKFKFDIEDEIPQSPEKEFEFSYAHEADHYNDVIVEDASDSSDEETDFHYSGIDEIFPSLTEMFKDRNEDEIRRKIVEKVSTKGVPETIPREILAEERKKWFKVMPRERKSLRALQFFTHSKNISWGVILSWGYLEDLQVYAIRQEQGVQYFEFLSDIRTLPWWDVDELVKTKNIKQFYHGLEVK